One window of the Enterobacter huaxiensis genome contains the following:
- the aegA gene encoding formate-dependent uric acid utilization protein AegA gives MNRFIMANSQQCIGCRACEVACVMAHNGEQHVLSEHQFTPRITVLKSGRKNSPVTCHHCEDAPCARSCPNGAISRHSDSVQVNQQKCIGCKACVVACPFGTMEIVVTPLDDGSAKASAHKCDLCLGRPQGPACIENCPAGVLTLATPAALDSLSKARRRRTARLEAQPWHSDAVQQEHPQTRLQQMHSTPARGEPDKLAAQERACHFNEIYLPFRAEQAQREASRCLTCGEHSICEWTCPLHNHIPQWIARIKEGDIAGAVELSHQTNCLPEITGRVCPQDRLCEGACTLRDELGSVTIGNIERYISDQALAMGWRPDLSGVSPVNKQVAIIGAGPAGLACADVLVRSGVSVTVYDRHPEIGGLLTFGIPAFKLDKSLLARRREIFTAMGIRFRLNCEVGKDVTMAQLQSEHDALFIGVGTYRSMKAGIPHEDAPGVYDALPFMVANTRNVMGLEPTEAEPFIDTRGLNVVVLGGGDTAMDCVRTALRHGAAKVTCAYRRDEANMPGSKKEVKNAKDEGAEFEFNVQPVELTLDANGQVNGIRMLRTELGEPDAQGRRRPVPVAGSEFVMPADAVIMAFGFNPHAMPWLEAQGVRTDDWGRIIASVEGRYRYQTSNPQIFAGGDAVRGADLVVTAMAEGRHAAQGIIDWLGVKPAKPH, from the coding sequence ATGAATCGTTTTATTATGGCCAACAGCCAGCAGTGTATTGGATGTCGTGCCTGCGAGGTCGCGTGTGTAATGGCGCACAACGGCGAACAGCATGTCCTGAGCGAGCACCAGTTTACCCCCCGCATTACGGTCCTCAAATCAGGCAGAAAAAATAGCCCCGTCACCTGCCATCACTGTGAGGATGCGCCCTGCGCGCGAAGCTGCCCGAATGGTGCCATCAGCAGGCACAGCGACAGCGTACAGGTGAATCAGCAAAAATGCATTGGTTGCAAAGCCTGCGTGGTGGCCTGTCCGTTCGGCACCATGGAGATTGTCGTTACGCCGCTGGATGACGGCAGCGCGAAGGCCTCGGCGCACAAGTGCGACCTCTGCCTGGGGCGCCCACAGGGCCCGGCCTGCATCGAAAACTGCCCGGCCGGGGTGCTCACGCTTGCCACGCCCGCCGCGCTAGACTCTCTTTCAAAAGCCCGCCGACGCCGCACCGCACGGCTGGAAGCGCAGCCCTGGCACAGCGACGCGGTGCAGCAGGAACACCCGCAAACCAGGCTGCAGCAGATGCATAGTACGCCAGCGCGCGGCGAGCCGGACAAACTCGCTGCGCAAGAACGCGCCTGCCATTTCAATGAGATTTACCTGCCGTTTCGCGCGGAACAGGCCCAACGCGAGGCGTCCCGCTGTCTCACATGCGGCGAGCACAGCATCTGCGAGTGGACCTGCCCGCTGCATAACCACATTCCCCAGTGGATCGCGCGCATCAAGGAGGGCGATATCGCCGGTGCGGTCGAACTTTCTCATCAAACCAACTGTTTACCGGAAATTACCGGCCGCGTCTGCCCGCAGGATCGTTTATGTGAAGGCGCCTGCACGCTGCGCGATGAGCTCGGCTCGGTGACCATTGGCAACATTGAGCGCTATATCTCTGACCAGGCGCTGGCGATGGGCTGGAGGCCGGATTTGAGCGGCGTTTCTCCGGTGAATAAGCAGGTGGCGATTATTGGCGCAGGACCGGCAGGGCTGGCCTGCGCGGACGTGCTGGTGCGCAGTGGGGTGAGCGTCACGGTCTATGACCGCCATCCGGAAATCGGCGGCTTGCTGACGTTTGGCATTCCGGCGTTCAAGCTTGATAAATCACTGCTCGCGCGGCGCAGAGAGATTTTTACCGCCATGGGGATCCGCTTCAGGCTGAACTGTGAGGTGGGTAAGGACGTCACGATGGCGCAGCTGCAAAGTGAACATGACGCGCTCTTTATCGGCGTGGGCACCTACCGCTCCATGAAGGCCGGCATTCCGCATGAAGATGCGCCCGGCGTCTATGACGCGCTGCCGTTCATGGTGGCGAACACGCGGAACGTCATGGGGCTTGAGCCGACGGAGGCCGAGCCGTTTATTGACACCCGGGGGCTGAACGTGGTGGTGCTCGGCGGAGGCGATACGGCAATGGACTGCGTGCGAACCGCTTTGCGACACGGTGCCGCGAAGGTGACCTGCGCCTATCGACGGGATGAGGCCAATATGCCCGGCTCGAAGAAAGAGGTGAAGAACGCGAAGGACGAGGGCGCTGAGTTTGAATTCAACGTCCAGCCGGTCGAGCTGACGCTAGATGCCAACGGGCAGGTCAACGGTATCCGAATGCTGCGTACCGAACTGGGCGAACCGGACGCGCAGGGGCGTCGTCGTCCTGTTCCTGTCGCCGGCAGCGAGTTTGTGATGCCCGCCGATGCGGTCATTATGGCGTTTGGTTTTAACCCCCATGCGATGCCGTGGCTGGAGGCTCAGGGAGTGAGAACAGATGACTGGGGGCGCATTATCGCCTCCGTGGAGGGGCGCTATCGTTACCAGACCTCCAACCCGCAAATCTTCGCCGGGGGGGACGCGGTGCGCGGGGCCGATCTGGTGGTGACCGCCATGGCAGAAGGGCGCCACGCCGCGCAGGGTATTATTGACTGGCTTGGCGTTAAACCGGCAAAACCACACTAG